GAATGTTCAGACAATATACAATGAAAACACTAAATATTGGTCTAACAACGATTTAATGTAGTATCTGTACAATCTGTACTTGGAATTTCAATATTGCTTTGTTTTTTTGCATCTCAATAACTTACATTCCTAGAAATGACCTACGATCAATTTAAATCCAGCCTGTCACAAACCGAACCGCCACAAGGTATTTCAGTGATTTTACAAGCACTCTGGTATGATGCAAATAAAGATTGGGAAGCTGCTCACGATATTGCGCAAAGTCAGGAAGGCACAAAAGCTTTTGATCGCCTTCATGCTTATTTACACAGAGTTGAAGGCGATACCTGGAATGCGGGATATTGGTACAGACGTGCAGGAGCTGAGGTTTTTAAAGGTTCTTTGAAAGAAGAATGGGAATTTTTGGTTGAATCTTTATTGTAAAATATAAGGCAAAACTCTTATATATTAAATTTATAAGTAAAAAACCTTATATACCTAGATTATAAGGCAAAAACCTTATATTTGAGTATTATAAGCTTTTTACCTTATATGAAAAAGAAATATCTAGCGGTCATAACTGCAGACATGGTTAATTCAACCCATTTTTCAACAGAACAAACTGGAAAATGGCTGGATGAATTAATTGTGATCATCAACAAAGCTTCATTTAAATGGTTGTTAGCACCTGAAATTTATCGGGGAGATAGCTTTCAGGGCGTATTAGAAAATCCTGCGGATGCTTTAAAAGTTGCAGTTTTATCCCGGACTATTATGAAATCATATTCTCCCAAAAGTGATTTACGGATTGCTATTGGTATAGGAACGATAGACTTAATAACCGACCGGCCCGGAACTTCCGATGGAGAAGCGTTCAGATTATCAGGCCATTTAGCTGATAACATCAGGAAACAAAAAGCAAGAATTGGTATTGCTCTTCCTGAAAATTCGGAACCGCTGAATGCTATTATGGATTTACTGGAAACCTTAATAGAAAACTGGACACCGGCACAAAGCGAAGTTGTTGCTGCACTTATTCAAAATAAGAATATTTCAGAAATTGTTGCCCAACTATCTATCAGTCAGCCGGCAGTAAGTCAACGCATTACTTCAACAAAGTGGTGGGCAATCGAGCATTTTCTTCGTACATTCCCGCAACATCTCGCACTATACACCAAAATGAAATAAGATGATTGAATTTTTGCTGCTATTGCTAGCACATGTGTTAGCCGATTTTTATTGGCAACCCACAGCATGGGTTGTGGATAAAAGGGAAAAATCCTTTCGTTCCAAATATTTGTATGCTCATGTAGGCGTAGTGATCATCACTTCTTATATTTTACTAGGGCATTTCGAAAACCCGGTCCCTGCAATTGCTATCGGTTTGGTTCATGGACTTATCGACATTGTCAAACTTAAATTTGACAAAAACGGAACAACAAACTGGTTTATAGGTGATCAAATTGCGCACCTCCTTACCATTGCTATTACGGCAATTATCCTGACAAGCACTATTCCGGTACAATTTATTCATTTAAAAGAATGGTTTTATAACCAGAAAGTCATCGCAATATTAACCGGAACATTTCTCGTACTTTCACCTGTTTCATTTTTGGTTGGCATGCTAACGAAACCATGGCGTGATGAACTTGACAAGCTTTTGCCTCATGCCGATGATAACCTCGCGAACGCTGGTCGCTGGATAGGAATGTCTGAAAGATTATTAATATTTGTTTTCGTTTTATTAAGTCAATATTCAGCGATTGGATTTTTAATTGCAGCTAAATCACTCTTGCGATATAATGATAAAGCCGTTGCCGGTGAAATTCCTCCAACCTACATCAGCAAGAAATCTGAATACATTCTTGTGGGCACATTAATGAGTTACACTGCCGCAGTGTGTACCGCGTTAGCAGCCAGATTATTTTATTAAATAATTCCTTTCCCGTTAAACCTTCTTCATTTATTCTTCTCTAAGACTGGTATCTAAAACTTTAAAACCAATGAAAAGAGGAATTATCGCCATTATAATGGCATTTGTAAGTTTTACGGCTTTCGCACAGCGCGATATGGCTAAAATGACACCGGAAGCACGTGCTGAAAATCAAACCAAAAATTTGACCGAAACACTTGGACTAAGTGCAGATCAGCAAAAACAAGTGTATGCTTTAAACCTGACCCGCGCTCAGAAAATGGATGAATTGAGAAATTCACAAGACACGGACCGTTCAAAAATGAGAGAATCGATGGAAGCATTCAACACAGAATTGCAAAAAGTGCTGACGCCGGAGCAACAGGAAAAATATAAAACTGCTATGGAAGAACGTCGGAAAAATGGTGGTGCTGGCAGAGGGCCGAGAAATTAAGTAAAGAAAGTTCACCCATAAAACGCCCCAGGATTTTGAATATCAAAATCCTGGGGCGTTTTAAATAAAAAACATAATAATAATTCTACCATTTTTATAAGAATTTTAGAAATTACAGTTAATTTTAGCCACAGTATATTTTTGCATGATACGTTACTATTGAAGCCCCTCTTCAATAACTATTAATATAGCCGGTTCGGCAAGCACTCTCCTACTCAACTTCTATTCAATTCTTGGACCCGTAATAAAAATTCCTTACAGGTATTTATCACACTTATTTTTAATAAAAATTAACCCAGCACCAATTTTTTCCAGATTTATGATAAACAACTACGCAAAAACTTCCCTGTTTTGCCTGCTGCTGTTATTATCGTTATCAGCTGCATCTCAAACTTTCACAGACAGCAATTTGCCCATCGTGCTAATTAATACAGATGGCGGTGCAAGTATTGTAGACGATCCGAAGATTGGTGCCTCAATGAAAATTATTTACAGAGGCGCGGGTCAGCGAAATTATGTTTCGGATCAGACAAATGCTGCCTATCTTAATTATAATGGACGAATTGCTATCGAAATCAGAGGATCCTTTTCTCAAACTGCGCCTAAAAAAGCTTATGGTTTTGAAACAAGAAAAGATGATAACGTTTCAAACCGAAATGTTTCCCTACTTGACATGCCAAGTGAAAACGACTGGATATTAAACGGTC
The nucleotide sequence above comes from Dyadobacter subterraneus. Encoded proteins:
- a CDS encoding SatD family protein codes for the protein MVNSTHFSTEQTGKWLDELIVIINKASFKWLLAPEIYRGDSFQGVLENPADALKVAVLSRTIMKSYSPKSDLRIAIGIGTIDLITDRPGTSDGEAFRLSGHLADNIRKQKARIGIALPENSEPLNAIMDLLETLIENWTPAQSEVVAALIQNKNISEIVAQLSISQPAVSQRITSTKWWAIEHFLRTFPQHLALYTKMK
- a CDS encoding DUF3307 domain-containing protein, yielding MIEFLLLLLAHVLADFYWQPTAWVVDKREKSFRSKYLYAHVGVVIITSYILLGHFENPVPAIAIGLVHGLIDIVKLKFDKNGTTNWFIGDQIAHLLTIAITAIILTSTIPVQFIHLKEWFYNQKVIAILTGTFLVLSPVSFLVGMLTKPWRDELDKLLPHADDNLANAGRWIGMSERLLIFVFVLLSQYSAIGFLIAAKSLLRYNDKAVAGEIPPTYISKKSEYILVGTLMSYTAAVCTALAARLFY